The genomic interval TTTCTTCATTTTCTCGAAAACCACTTCTAGGTTTGGCTCCATGGTTTTCAACTCATTTTTCACCTCGTTCACCACCTGTTGCATGTCAAACACAAAAGCCTCATCATAAACCGAAGCAATAATCACCTCCGCCACACTCTCTCTCGGAATTGCATTGCGTAAACTCCCCCCTTTTATCGTAGCTATTTGCAAACCAAAATCATCAAAAGCGTCAAACAATATGCGGTTCATAATCTTATTGGCATTCCCCAAACCTCTATGAATGTCCATACCAGAATGCCCACCTTTCAAACCTTTTACCGTAATCGTATATCCTACAGAACCTTCTGAAGTAGGCTCCTCATCGTATTCCGCAATAGCCGTAACATCGATTCCACCTGCGCATCCAATTCCGATTTCGTTATCTTCCTCTGTATCCAAATTCAACAAAATTTCACCTTGCAAAATATCCGCTTCCAAATGAAAAGCACCCGTCATTCCGGTTTCCTCATCAATCGTAAACAAAGCCTCAATTGCAGGATGCGGAATATCGGTACTTTCCAAAATCGCCATAATCGCTGCAACCCCAAGACCATTGTCAGCGCCTAGAGTCGTCCCTTTCGCACGCACCCAGTCACCATCCACATACATATCGATTCCCTGCGTATCAAAATCAAATACCGTATCATTATTCTTTTGGTGCACCATATCAAGATGTCCTTGCAATGTCACCATTTTGCGATTTTCCATCCCCGCAGTAGCAGGCTTACGAATAATCACATTTCTAATTTCGTCTTCAAAAGTTTCCAGACCCAATTTCGATCCAAAATCTTTCATGAAAGCAATCACTCGATCCTCTTTTTTAGACGGACGAGGAACGGCATTCAAATCAGCAAATTTATTCCACAAAGCCTGTGGTTCTAGGTTTCTTATTTCTTGACTCATAGTATAGTTTCGTTTAAAAAACCAAAGTTACAAAGTTCAAAAAACAATGCCTCGAATAATATCAATTATTTGGGCGCCCCGACGCTTCGGGGCCAGTATAAAAAGGGGCTAAAGTTTCATTGCGCATACAAAGCCCCTTTCTATACTGCTGTCAGGTGATCCGCGTCCGCCGCGGCGGACTAGCTCCTCCCCTTCACGCAAACGAGACAATTGACGTACTAAAGCATATCAACTAAATCCTTGACCTGATGCAGTAGCCGTGATTACTTCCTTAGTCGCAATGACTTTGTTGAGCCTGTTTGCGCAACAGCTGTTATAAAAAATTTCATCCTTATATGCTCTAGATAAAAAACTTAGCGAATCTTTGTATCTGCTCTGCGTATCTTTGCGTAACCTAGCAACTTAATCGTAACTCTAATGATAACTACCAAATCATCCTTTGCACCAATCTCAAATCCGGATATAGAAATTTTAATTCTAGGTTCTTTACCGGGAGACAAATCCATTGAAGTCAACGAATATTATGGTCACCCGCAAAATCGCTTTTGGAAAATAATTGCTGCAATTTCTAATAATGAACTACCGCAAAACTATAAGGATAAAGTAGCCCTTTTGCAGAAACTCAAAATTGGCGTTTGGGATGTGGCTCAAAAAGCCCTTAGAAGCGGAAGCCTTGACAGCGCCATAAAATCTGAAGAACCCAACGATATTGAAACCTTTATATCCAACCATCCCAAGTTAAAAATTATCGCTTTCAACGGAAAAACGGCTGAAGCGCTCTTCAACAAGTATTTCGATAAAAAAAGTAACATCAAATACGTTTCGCTACCCAGCACCAGTCCTGCCAACGCTCGTTTCGACTTTGACACATTACGAGAATCATGGCAACAACTCTTAAATTAATGATTGAAAAAATTATCGCATTACTTTATCTTTCTTCTGTACCTTTCTACACTATCTACTGCTTTTGTATTTTAACAACCGCTACAACAAACCAAAACTTATACACGCTTATAGTTTCTTATATGTTTAAGAAAAGACTCTGTGTGTCTCTGTGTTTTCCCTTTGCGAATCTCTGCGAAACAACAAATATTTAATCTCTTTCATATTAAAAAAAAGATTAGTTTTATTTCCTTAGAAAAATCCAAAATAATGAAGGTTAAAATAATTGATCGTTATATTGAAGTCATTAATCAAGAAGTCCCGTTATGGCTAAAATTAATGAATGGAATTATTTTACTTCCCATAATCGCTTGGCCATTGGTTTGTCTGTTTTCGATTTTTCTTTTAACCGTCCCTAATATTCTAATTGGTGTAGGTGCTTTTTTTCTAGCAATCCATTACCCTTGGCCTTTAGTAGAATCTGTAAATCTGAGTTTTAATCTTTACCTAAAAAATAAAACCCTCTTGGCGATATTAGTACCAATAAGCATAGCTTCGATATTAATTACTTTTTTGGTCCATAACTGGCCTCAATTGGCGTAGATTATACCTGCTTCTTAAATAACGCTATTATAACAACATCCAAGACTCAAACTTTGCGGCATGTATGATTTCACTTACTTGATGTCTCGAAATGACGATTTTTGTATTTTTTTTTGTAAACTTAATATATATCTTCAAACCTTATATGTCCCTCTATTTTTTCTATGATTTAAAAAACTTGACCGGTAGTATTTACGATATTTTTGAGACAACCTACAAATCAATTCTTCCCGCATAGTTTCTATCCATTTCTCAAAAGTTAAATAAATAACAAAGTATTTAGTCTGTCAAATATTACAATTCAAATTTCATTAGATTTGAGATAGGCAATTAAACATTCTTTATACAATGTAAAATGGCTTAAAACAGTACAATACCCTATTGTTAAAAGAATTACAATACAGTTTATTATATGGAAAAGCTAAACAAAGTAGCCCAAGTAACATTGATTTTTTGGGTTATGAAAATCGTTGCCACAACTCTGGGGGAAACCCTAGGCGATTTTATTTCTATGACATTAAATTTAGGATATACGATAGGAATTGGGATTACACTTTTATTTTTCCTCATAATACTAGCTGCCCAATTATCTGCAAAAAAATATATTCCTTCAGTCTATTGGCTTGTTATTATTGGAACCACAACCCTAGGAACTGAAATTTCGGATTTTATAGACCGTACTTTGCACTTAGGCTACACTTGGGGAAGTTTGTTATTAGTAAGCTGTTTGATTGTGACCTTAATTCTTTGGTATAGAAAATATAAAAACCTTGAAGTATTCCCTATTACAGAAAAATCAAAAGAAATGTATTATTGGGTGGCTATTTTATTTTCGAACAGTCTAGGAACGGCGTTTGGTGACTATTTAAGTGATAACATCGGATTGAGTTATTTACATGGAGCAATGATTACAGGAGCAATTATTTTAATGGTAATTGCGTTACATTATTATACAAAAATTAACCACATTCTGCTATTTTGGATTGCATTTGTATTCACTAGACCCTTTGGAGCCACTTTTGGAGATTTCCTTACCAAGCCACTTTCTAAAGGAGGCTTAGACTTAGGTACATTACCTGCATCACTGGTATCAATAGTTTTGATGGGAATTCTAATTTATATCTCACATAATCAGCACAAGAAAATGTTGTTAAAAGCATAAAGAACAGCAATAGCCGTCAACTACAAGAAAAACTCTTTAGTCACTTGCACTAACTCTTTAGTGTGTTCTGGTAATTCTGCTCCCAAATAAGGATGCGAACCTCCAAAAACATGATTAGCATCAGTTATAATATGATTTTTGGCTTTGGTAAAATATTTCTTTAACAAATTGAATTCCTCCATTTTTACCGCTGCATCATTTGTTCCTTGAATGATCAAATACGGAATTTGGAGTTTCTGACCTGCATTAACCAGACTGTATTTTTCATTATTAGCTTCCATATCCTCCAAAACTTCCAAGTTCAAAGGCATCATCTGATTAGTTCTCGCATTTTTAATATACTGAACCCCATCAGTTCTCCATTTATCAATAAATTTTGAATTCCAACTGCGATGAAAATCAAACGGGCTCGCCCAAGTAGCTATTTTTTCAATTTTAGTTTGATAATGAGTACAATACAATAAAGCAGAAACACCTCCTTTGCTATGACCTATGATTAAAATTTTATCCGTGTTGATTATTGGTAAAATAGTAGGAATTTCATTCAATAAAAATTGTTCCACACTCTGAATATCTTCCATTTCCTTGTTCAAAGTGTTGGTCGAAAATTTATCTAAAGCCGTAAATTCAACGGAATCGTCCAATCCCATTCCGTTATGTGAAAAATTAAGTTTCAAGAACGCAAAACCATTTTCGACAAAATAATTAGCTATCATTTGCCAACATCCCCAGTCTTTAAAACCTTTAAAACCATGACAAAAGATAATGGTTCCCTTCGAATTATTCGAGTCAGAATAACGGATATCAATAGCAAATTTTTGATTGGAAGCACCTTGTAATATGAAATTTTTATTTTGTATCATTACTTTAAATAATTTAGAACATGAATTATCAGCAAAAATTTACTGGCTTAAAATTACACTTTTAAAAAAGAAAAAGAAATGACTTTGAACAATAAGACTTAGAAAAAAATAAGTCTTCGTACCTATAAATCTAACTATTTTACTAGATTTGTTTCACTACCTAAACTTTATCAAATGAAAAAACTGTACTTTCTTATACTAATGGTACTACTCGCAATTCTACCTGTCTCCTCTCAAAACAGCACCACTCAAATTACCACACAAAATCAAAATCACTTGCTTACCACTACTATAGGCTTCCCTATAAATGGCACCTATTTATATGACGGACTTGCAGAACCTATAGTCTTGTTAAATCCCAATGGAACTGGAATATTTCAATCAAAGGATTTGTCTAAACAGAATATAAGCTGGGGAATAGAAACCACCTCCGAAGGAAAACCGAAATTTGAAGAGGGCTTTAATAGCGCCGCCTACACACTTTGGTACAAAGATGATTTAGATTCCGATGAAAAATGGACTTCAGTACAATTGTCTATTCATTATGACAAAAAGAAAATATTTATTGCTGGTGAACGAAGCAAAGAATATGTATCAGATGTGAAGTAATTATTATTAGAATATATTAATCAAAATCAAAAAAGAATCACTTTTTTTTTCTAATTTGCAGTACAATCCACCAACTCTATGACAACCATAACCAGACTTTTCGACTTTCCCTATTACCAACAAGATAAGTTCAAAAACATTCCAGACGCACTTGTTAGCAAACAGAATGGAACTTGGGTCAAAACCTCAACTCAGGAATACATAGCGCAAGCCAATGCTATTTCGAGGGCTTTGTTGCGCATGGGAATTCAAAAAGACGATAAAATTGCTGTGATCTCTTCTAGCAATAGAACAGAATGGAATATAATGGATATTGGAATTCTACAAACTGGAGCCCAAAATGTTCCTGTCTATCCTACTATTTCGGCAGAAGATTATGAATATATTTTAAATCATTCTGGAGCTAGTTATTGTTTCATTTCGGATGCAGAATTATTTGATAAACTAGATAAAATTAAAGGAAATGTTCCATTATTAAAAGATATCTATTCTTTTGAGACTATTCCGAATTGTAAAAACTGGAATGAACTCTTGGATTTAGGCGCAGACACCAGCAACCAAGACGAAGTAGAAGCAAGGAAAAACAATGTCAAAGCAGATGATTTGGCTACTATTATTTATACATCGGGAACTACTGGAAGGCCAAAAGGCGTGATGTTGTCTCATAACAATATTGTTTCGAATGTATTAGATAGCGCTCCTAGAATTCCTTTTGCTGAAGGAAAAAGTCGTTCTTTAAGCTTCTTGCCTGTTTGTCATATTTTTGAGCGAATGCTACTGTACCTATACCAATATTATGGTGTATCAATCTATTTTGGAGAATCTATTGAAAAAATAAGCGATAACATAAAGGAAGTTCAACCAACTGTTATGACCGTTGTTCCAAGACTTGTGGAAAAAGTATATGATAAAATATATGCCAAAGGAAACGATCTTACTGGTATCAAACGAAAATTATTTTTTTGGGCCAATGACTTAGGGTTACGTTATGAACCTTATGGAGCCAACGGATGGTGGTATGAATTTCAACTTAAAATTGCACAGAAACTTATTTTCAGCAAATGGAAAGAAGGATTAGGAGGCAAAATTGAATTAATGGTTTCTGGTAGTGCGGCTTTACAACCAAGACTATCCCGTGTTTTTGCAGCTGCCCAAATTCCGATAATGGAAGGCTACGGATTATCCGAGACTTCGCCTGTGATTTCGGTAAACGATACGAGAAACAAAGGTTTTAAAGTAGGAACTGTAGGGAAACCTATTCGAAACGTAGAAATAAAAATCGCAGCCGATGGCGAAATTCTTTGCAAAGGTCCAAACGTTATGTTGGGCTATTACAAAGACGATGCAAAAACTGCCGAAGTTATTGAGAATGGTTATTTCCATACGGGCGATATCGGTGAAATTGACACCGAAGGCTTTCTTAAAATTACCGATCGTAAAAAAGAGATGTTCAAAACCTCAGGGGGGAAATACATTGCTCCTCAAATCCTTGAAAATGCGATGAAACAATCTCGTTTCATTGACCAAATTATGGTGATAGGTGACGGACAAAAAATGCCAGCTGCTTTTATTCAGCCTAATTTTGAATTTGTAAAAGAATGGGCAGTTATTCATAAAATTGATATTGGATCAACTAATGAATCTCTTGTTAGTAACCCAAAAGTGATAGAACGCATTCAAGAAGAAATCAACGAAATCAATTCCAAATTTGGACATTGGGAACAAATCAAACGTTTTGAATTGACACCTGAAATTTGGTCTGCAGATAGCGGACACCTTACTCCTACTATGAAACTTAAACGTAAAGTTGTAATGGAGAAGCACAAGGATTTATTTGATAAAATTTATAAATGATTTTTTATGCTAATGTCTAAGCTATTGGAATTAGTACTTTAATTATAAAGGCAGTACGAGTACAAAGTGTTTAAATTAAGATTTGTACTGTACTTATTTAAGTTTTTTGATTAACTATTTCTGATTGAAGAATACCTCTAAGGGAAAATTTATAGTAATAGTATCGTTTTAATAACTGCGTGCAATTAGTTTTACTCTCAATAACCTTATAACTAAATTCCTTTGAATAAGTAGAAAAGAATACGGTAAGTTATGACAAACGATTAAATTGACTATACGGTTATTCCCCCTACTATTCATGTTTTTATAAGTTTTGACTTTTGAGAAAATTGTAGTTCTTAATCGAATTTATGCGAAGGTGGTAGCGACATCCTGCCTCGTCCCCGATAGCTATCGGGGTTACGGAGGGACACTCCAAAAAAACACAGAACAAAGCCATTTCATCTCTACTCGATGACTTACTATAATTTACAAATAGCCTTAGTTGTGATTACTTCATTCACGGAATCAAAGTCACTTTTTAATTTTTCTTTATAAAAAGTATATCCATTTTAAACATTCGGCTGTTTTAACAAAAAAATAATACCAATTTATTATGCGTGCATAGTATTTTTTTCTTATATTTGAAAGACTTACTACCCTTATGAAAGATAAAACGATAGATTATATCCTTAGAGCCACCTGGCAGGCCATTTCTAGAATGTACAATGAAGAGGCTTTAAAGTATGGTGGCACCATGGCAACAGGGTTTGCCTTGTTAAGCATGGATAAAGAAAAAGGAACTCCCTCAACTTCCTTGGGGCCTAAAATGGGTATGGAAGCAACAAGCTTAACCCGAACGCTAAAATCCATGCAAGAAAAAGGACTCATCGAGCGAAAAAAAAATCCTGATGATGGTCGTGGCGTACTGATTTTTCTAACCGAAGATGGAAAAGAAAAAAGAGCTATTTCAAGGGAAAACGTAATGAAATTTAACGATACAATAAGACAACATATTCCAGCAGAAAAACTTCAACATTTTATTGAAGTGGCGGAAACTATCAACGAATTAATTCAAAATAAAACTATTTTTAATCAAACCGAAAAAACTGAAAATGAAACGCACAATTAAAAAAGTTGCAGTAATAGGATCAGGAATTATGGGTTCTGGCATTGCCTGTCATTTTGCCAACATTGGTATCGAAGTCTTACTTCTGGACATCCTTCCTAGAGAACTTACTGAAAGTGAAACAAAAAAAGGACTAACATTAGAGTCGCAATCAGTACGCAATCGCGTGGTCAATGAACATTTGGCAAACGCATTGAAATCTAAACCGTCTCCTATTTATAGTTCAAAATTTGCAAGTCGCATTACCACTGGAAATACCACCGACGATATGGCTAAAATTGCCAAAGTCGACTGGATTATTGAAGTGGTGGTTGAACGATTGGACATCAAGAAATTAGTTTTTGAACAAATTGAAAAATTTAGAAAACCTGGAACTTTGGTAACATCCAATACGTCTGGGATTCCGATTCACTTTATGAGTGAAGGACGTTCAGACGATTTTCAAAAGCATTTCTGTGGAACTCACTTTTTTAACCCAGCGCGTTATTTAAAGTTATTCGAAATCATTCCTGGACCGCTAACGTCTCCAGAAGTTTTGGACTTCCTTACTATATATGGAGAGAAATTCTTGGGAAAAACTTCGGTTTTGGCTAAAGACACTCCTGCTTTTATTGGAAACCGAATTGGAATATTCGGAATTCAGAGTTTATTCCATTTGGTAAAAGAAATGGATTTGACGGTAGAAGAAATTGATAAACTAACAGGTCCTGTGATTGGTCGTCCTAAGTCGGCTACTTTTAGAACCGTAGATGTTGTTGGACTAGATACTTTGGTACACGTTGCCAACGGAATCTACGAAAACTGCCCTGATGACGAGCAACACGCTTTGTTTCAACTGCCAGATTTCATCAATACCATGATGGAAAAAAAATGGTTGGGAAGCAAAACAGGACAAGGATTTTACAAAAAAGAAGGGAAAGAGATTTTAACACTTGACCTTAACACTTTAGAATACAGAGCTGCCAAAAGAGCTTCTTTTGCGACACTCGAATTGACAAAAACAATTGACAAACCTATAAATCGCTTCAAAGTACTTGTAAAAGGTACAGACAAAGCAGGAACTTTTTACCGCAAAAGTTTTGCGGGCCTTTTTGCCTATGTTTCTAATCGTGTCCCGGAAATTTCAAACGAACTATTTAAAATCGACGATGCTATGAAGGCTGGTTTCGGTTGGGAAAATGGTCCTTTTGAGATTTGGGACACCATTGGAGTAGAAAAAGGAATCGAAATGATGAAAGCCGAAGGTCTTGAACCTGCAGCTTGGGTTACAGATATGATTGCATCTGGAAACACAAGTTTTTATACTATTAAAGAAGGAGCCACTTATTTTTACAACCTTCCGACTAAAAAACAAGAAAAAGTACCTGGACAAGATGCATTTATCATCCTGAATAACATTCGCGAAAGCAAAAAAGTTTGGAGCAATAGCGGTGCCATCATCCAAGATTTGGGTGACGGAATCTTAAATATTGAGTTCCAATCGAAAATGAATACCATTGGCGGTGATGTTTTACAAGCCATCAATAAAGGAATTGACCTTGCCGAAAAAGAATATTCTGGCTTAGTTATCGGAAACCAAGCCGCTAATTTCTCTGTAGGTGCGAATATCGGAATGATATTTATGATGGCAGTTGAACAAGAATACGAAGAATTGAATATGGCAATCAAAACGTTCCAAGATACGATGATGCGAGTGCGTTATTCTAGTATTCCTGTTGTAGTAGCACCACACGGAATGACGTTTGGTGGTGGATGCGAAATGAGTTTACACGCTGACAAGGTGGTAGCGGCAGCTGAAACCTATATGGGATTGGTTGAATTTGGTGTTGGAGTCCTTCCTGGTGGAGGTGGTTCGAAAGAAATGGCGTTGCGAGCATCTGATTTATTTCATAAAAATGATGTGGAGTTGAATGTATTGCAAGAATATTTCTTGACGATTGCTATGGCAAAAGTTTCGACTTCTGGATATGAAGCTTTTGATACTGGATTGCTGCAAAAAGGAAAAGATAGTATTGTAGTTAACAAAGACCGTCAAATTGCAGAAGCTAAAAAACACGCCTTAATCATGGCGGAAGCAGGTTACACACAACCGATTCGCCGTACAGATGTAAAAGTTTTAGGTAAACAAGCTTTAGGAATGTTCTTAGTTGGAACAGACCAAATGGCAGCCGGAAGTTACATCTCTGAACACGATAAAAAAATTGCTAATAAACTTGCCTATGTTATGGCGGGTGGTGATTTATCTGAAGCTACAATGGTATCCGAACAATATCTTTTGGATTTAGAAAGAGAAGCGTTCCTTTCCCTATGTACCGAAAGAAAAACATTGGAACGTATACAGCATATGTTGAAAACAGGGAAACCGTTGCGTAATTAAAAAAAGAACCAAGAAGCTAGAGCAAAGAACCAAGATTTAGTCAAACTAAACTCTTTTTTCTTTATTCTTTCCTCTATTATCTAAAATCAAATGAAAACAGCCTATATAGTAAAAGCATACAGAACCGCAGTGGGGAAAGCTCCAAAGGGCGTGTTCCGATTTAAAAGACCAGATGAGCTGGCAGCAGAAACCATCGAGTACATGATGAATGAGTTGCCTGATTTTGACAAAACTCGTATTGACGATGTCATGGTAGGAAATGCCATGCCTGAAGCAGAACAAGGATTGAATGTTGCACGTTTAATTTCGTTAATGGCATTGAAAATTGAGGATGTTCCTGGTGTAACCGTAAACAGATATTGCGCCTCTGGAATTGAAACTATCGGAATGGCGACTGCCAAAATCCAATCGGGAATGGCAGATTGCATAATTGCAGGTGGTGCCGAAAGCATGAGTTACATTCCAATGGGAGGTTACAAACCAACTCCAGATTACGCAGTTGCCAAAGCAGGAAACGAAGATTACTACTGGGGAATGGGATTAACAGCCGAAGCGGTAGCCAAACAATTCAATGTATCACGAGAAGACCAAGATTTATTTGCCTTTAATTCCCACCAAAAAGCTCTAAAAGCACAGGCTGAGGGAAAATTTGACAAACAGATCGTTCCTATTACTGTTGATGAAACGTTTATTAATGGGAATGGAAAAAAAGAAACTAGATCTTATACTGTTACTAAAGACGAAGGACCAAGAGCCGATACTTCGGTTGAAGCACTAGCAAGATTAAGACCTGTTTTTGCTGCTGATGGTAGCGTAACCGCAGGAACCTCATCACAAATGAGTGATGGTGCCGCTTTTGTCTTAATCATGAGCGAAGAAATGGTCAAAGAATTAAATCTTGAACCGATAGCTCGATTAGTAAGCTATGCCTCGGCAGGTGTAGAACCTAAAATCATGGGAATCGGACCTGTAAAAGCGATTCCAAAAGCCTTGAAGCAAGCTGGATTACAACAGAAAGATATTGATTTAATTGAACTAAACGAAGCATTTGCTTCACAGTCATTGGCCGTAATTCGCGAATTAGGATTGAATCCAGACATCGTCAATGTCAACGGAGGTGCGATTGCGCTTGGACATCCACTTGGTTGTACAGGAGCTAAACTTTCTGTTCAATTGTTTGACGAAATGAAACGCCGTGGTAACAAGTACGGAATGGTAACCATGTGCGTAGGAACAGGACAAGGAGCTGCAGGGATTTATGAGTTGTTGTAGAATAAGAAAATAGAGAA from Flavobacterium ovatum carries:
- a CDS encoding aminoacyl-histidine dipeptidase is translated as MSQEIRNLEPQALWNKFADLNAVPRPSKKEDRVIAFMKDFGSKLGLETFEDEIRNVIIRKPATAGMENRKMVTLQGHLDMVHQKNNDTVFDFDTQGIDMYVDGDWVRAKGTTLGADNGLGVAAIMAILESTDIPHPAIEALFTIDEETGMTGAFHLEADILQGEILLNLDTEEDNEIGIGCAGGIDVTAIAEYDEEPTSEGSVGYTITVKGLKGGHSGMDIHRGLGNANKIMNRILFDAFDDFGLQIATIKGGSLRNAIPRESVAEVIIASVYDEAFVFDMQQVVNEVKNELKTMEPNLEVVFEKMKKTPKSVMPSMAQHYFVRSMYAAHNGVYSMSADFDNLVETSNNIAIVTVGEGKLEVKCLTRSSVETAKYDLGMSLQSAFELMGCEVEVGGAYPGWTPNPESAILAVLLPIYERLHDDKPNVAACHAGLECGILGVNYPDMDMISFGPTILGAHSPDERASISSSQKFWKFLVAVLAEIPVKK
- a CDS encoding alpha/beta hydrolase; protein product: MIQNKNFILQGASNQKFAIDIRYSDSNNSKGTIIFCHGFKGFKDWGCWQMIANYFVENGFAFLKLNFSHNGMGLDDSVEFTALDKFSTNTLNKEMEDIQSVEQFLLNEIPTILPIINTDKILIIGHSKGGVSALLYCTHYQTKIEKIATWASPFDFHRSWNSKFIDKWRTDGVQYIKNARTNQMMPLNLEVLEDMEANNEKYSLVNAGQKLQIPYLIIQGTNDAAVKMEEFNLLKKYFTKAKNHIITDANHVFGGSHPYLGAELPEHTKELVQVTKEFFL
- a CDS encoding DNA-deoxyinosine glycosylase: MITTKSSFAPISNPDIEILILGSLPGDKSIEVNEYYGHPQNRFWKIIAAISNNELPQNYKDKVALLQKLKIGVWDVAQKALRSGSLDSAIKSEEPNDIETFISNHPKLKIIAFNGKTAEALFNKYFDKKSNIKYVSLPSTSPANARFDFDTLRESWQQLLN
- a CDS encoding long-chain fatty acid--CoA ligase; amino-acid sequence: MTTITRLFDFPYYQQDKFKNIPDALVSKQNGTWVKTSTQEYIAQANAISRALLRMGIQKDDKIAVISSSNRTEWNIMDIGILQTGAQNVPVYPTISAEDYEYILNHSGASYCFISDAELFDKLDKIKGNVPLLKDIYSFETIPNCKNWNELLDLGADTSNQDEVEARKNNVKADDLATIIYTSGTTGRPKGVMLSHNNIVSNVLDSAPRIPFAEGKSRSLSFLPVCHIFERMLLYLYQYYGVSIYFGESIEKISDNIKEVQPTVMTVVPRLVEKVYDKIYAKGNDLTGIKRKLFFWANDLGLRYEPYGANGWWYEFQLKIAQKLIFSKWKEGLGGKIELMVSGSAALQPRLSRVFAAAQIPIMEGYGLSETSPVISVNDTRNKGFKVGTVGKPIRNVEIKIAADGEILCKGPNVMLGYYKDDAKTAEVIENGYFHTGDIGEIDTEGFLKITDRKKEMFKTSGGKYIAPQILENAMKQSRFIDQIMVIGDGQKMPAAFIQPNFEFVKEWAVIHKIDIGSTNESLVSNPKVIERIQEEINEINSKFGHWEQIKRFELTPEIWSADSGHLTPTMKLKRKVVMEKHKDLFDKIYK
- a CDS encoding acetyl-CoA C-acyltransferase; the encoded protein is MKTAYIVKAYRTAVGKAPKGVFRFKRPDELAAETIEYMMNELPDFDKTRIDDVMVGNAMPEAEQGLNVARLISLMALKIEDVPGVTVNRYCASGIETIGMATAKIQSGMADCIIAGGAESMSYIPMGGYKPTPDYAVAKAGNEDYYWGMGLTAEAVAKQFNVSREDQDLFAFNSHQKALKAQAEGKFDKQIVPITVDETFINGNGKKETRSYTVTKDEGPRADTSVEALARLRPVFAADGSVTAGTSSQMSDGAAFVLIMSEEMVKELNLEPIARLVSYASAGVEPKIMGIGPVKAIPKALKQAGLQQKDIDLIELNEAFASQSLAVIRELGLNPDIVNVNGGAIALGHPLGCTGAKLSVQLFDEMKRRGNKYGMVTMCVGTGQGAAGIYELL
- a CDS encoding MarR family transcriptional regulator: MKDKTIDYILRATWQAISRMYNEEALKYGGTMATGFALLSMDKEKGTPSTSLGPKMGMEATSLTRTLKSMQEKGLIERKKNPDDGRGVLIFLTEDGKEKRAISRENVMKFNDTIRQHIPAEKLQHFIEVAETINELIQNKTIFNQTEKTENETHN
- a CDS encoding 3-hydroxyacyl-CoA dehydrogenase/enoyl-CoA hydratase family protein, which codes for MKRTIKKVAVIGSGIMGSGIACHFANIGIEVLLLDILPRELTESETKKGLTLESQSVRNRVVNEHLANALKSKPSPIYSSKFASRITTGNTTDDMAKIAKVDWIIEVVVERLDIKKLVFEQIEKFRKPGTLVTSNTSGIPIHFMSEGRSDDFQKHFCGTHFFNPARYLKLFEIIPGPLTSPEVLDFLTIYGEKFLGKTSVLAKDTPAFIGNRIGIFGIQSLFHLVKEMDLTVEEIDKLTGPVIGRPKSATFRTVDVVGLDTLVHVANGIYENCPDDEQHALFQLPDFINTMMEKKWLGSKTGQGFYKKEGKEILTLDLNTLEYRAAKRASFATLELTKTIDKPINRFKVLVKGTDKAGTFYRKSFAGLFAYVSNRVPEISNELFKIDDAMKAGFGWENGPFEIWDTIGVEKGIEMMKAEGLEPAAWVTDMIASGNTSFYTIKEGATYFYNLPTKKQEKVPGQDAFIILNNIRESKKVWSNSGAIIQDLGDGILNIEFQSKMNTIGGDVLQAINKGIDLAEKEYSGLVIGNQAANFSVGANIGMIFMMAVEQEYEELNMAIKTFQDTMMRVRYSSIPVVVAPHGMTFGGGCEMSLHADKVVAAAETYMGLVEFGVGVLPGGGGSKEMALRASDLFHKNDVELNVLQEYFLTIAMAKVSTSGYEAFDTGLLQKGKDSIVVNKDRQIAEAKKHALIMAEAGYTQPIRRTDVKVLGKQALGMFLVGTDQMAAGSYISEHDKKIANKLAYVMAGGDLSEATMVSEQYLLDLEREAFLSLCTERKTLERIQHMLKTGKPLRN